From a region of the Fundulus heteroclitus isolate FHET01 unplaced genomic scaffold, MU-UCD_Fhet_4.1 scaffold_28, whole genome shotgun sequence genome:
- the LOC118559400 gene encoding uncharacterized protein LOC118559400 isoform X2 yields MGFSGNSQTCYFSKPVECLLPFDDSDMVFFHEFLIEKQCPINLLARDLIATLRAAVVCSFSYTDVIFPNGRIVRTQNSNTNQMNQTPCIEELNAFVWWGNVLHCSDNSLSDVAERWDGWTTSLRPYSTPADPLHVTLNYLRSPEQVFDIDKYQDAWEMTMKLLQDTYSSDELLLWVSWCNIFIGPQGVAAAAKLPEELQMLYQLAPDMHPHFTLKVANGEQAKNLGPMVKKAVEATDWQKVQGSPHMEYSPGCNTYKLIYEGKMATAEVVNQPQYPLSPEKVDGIRGTISGLLSSGVLVPCDSPYNTPITPVAKHGKQTYRLVHDLRKINSGLKSTHYDTPNPYTMLSNLERDFKWFTVMDLSNAFFCVPIHPDCQKLFAFTFEGQQYTYTRLPQGLTDSPSLFNHVLQRLMQDFDHPLLDRCSILQYVDDILLAGPTEQEVCQLSADFLTWLNSKGFKVSKEKMQCCRARVVFLGRIITAQGWGSQTVTNRASLTTQNHTRYVK; encoded by the exons ATGGGATTTTCCGGTAACAGCCAgacatgttatttttcaaagcCAGTTGAATGTTTGCTTCCTTTTGATGACTCTGACATGGTGTTTTTCCATGAGTTTCTGATTGAAAAACAATGCCCCATAAACTTGCTGGCTCGTGACTTGATTGCAACTCTAAGGGCCGCAGTGGTTTGCTCCTTCTCATACACTGATGTGATTTTCCCAAATGGCAGGATTGTTAGAACACAGAACTCCAACACAAACCAAATGAACCAGACTCCGTGTATTGAAGAACTAAATGCTTTTGTGTGGTGGGGAAATGTGCTGCATTGTTCTGACAATTCTTTGTCGGATGTTGCAGAACGCTGGGACGGTTGGACAACTTCTCTCCGCCCCTACTCTACCCCAGCAGATCCCCTACATGTTACGCTGAACTATCTGAGATCCCCAGAACAGGTGTTTGACATCGACAAATATCAGGATGCATGGGAAATGACCATGAAGCTGCTACAGGACACGTACAGCTCTGATGAACTATTGCTGTGGGTGAGTTGGTGCAACATTTTCATAGGGCCACAAGGGGTCGCCGCTGCAGCTAAACTACCTGAGGAGTTGCAGATGCTGTATCAGCTAGCTCCAGACATGCATCCCCACTTCACCTTAAAGGTCGCAAACGGGGAACAGGCAAAAAACCTGGGGCCCATGGTGAAAAAAGCAGTTGAAGCGACAGATTGGCAGAAGGTGCAGGGCAGTCCTCACATGGAATACAGCCCAGGTTGCAACACCTACAAACTCATTTATGAGGGGAAG ATGGCCACGGCTGAGGTTGTGAACCAACCGCAGTACCCGCTTTCGCCTGAGAAGGTTGACGGCATCAGAGGTACTATCTCCGGTTTGTTGTCGTCCGGTGTCTTGGTTCCCTGTGACTCTCCCTACAACACCCCGATCACACCTGTAGCGAAGCATGGTAAACAAACCTATCGCTTGGTGCATGACCTGAGGAAGATAAACTCTGGACTAAAATCGACTCATTATGATACGCCCAACCCCTACACAATGCTTTCAAACCTTGAGCGGGACTTCAAATGGTTCACTGTTATGGATCTCTCTAATGCCTTTTTCTGTGTTCCGATCCATCCAGactgccagaagctgtttgctTTTACCTTTGAGGGTCAGCAGTATACCTATACCAGGCTGCCGCAGGGTTTGACGGACAGCCCCTCGCTTTTCAATCATGTGCTGCAGAGGCTGATGCAGGATTTTGACCATCCCTTGCTGGATAGGTGCAGCATCCTGCAATACGTGGATGACATCCTTTTGGCAGGCCCCACGGAACAAGAGGTCTGTCAGTTGAGTGCAGATTTTTTGACCTGGTTAAACTCTAAAGGGTTCAAGGTCTCCAAGGAGAAGATGCAGTGCTGTCGTGCCAGGGTCGTTTTTCTGGGGAGAATTATCACAGCACAGGGGTGGGGATCACAGACAGTCACAAACAGAGCATCCTTGACCACCCAAAACCACACACGGTATGTGAAATGA
- the LOC118559400 gene encoding uncharacterized protein LOC118559400 isoform X1, with protein MMSFLGLANYSKNYVPDFTAIVAPMRKLLTEAGHGHLKAPLVWTSEAEQALVLLKQHLNEAAELASPDLTKMFELDVKEENGFVSSVLWQPGTMGRRVLCYYSTKLEPVEMGHPTCTRALCAIAKALKGTAYVTRGRDVRVHTSHTVASYISSSRFTLGRKRTGKLQDILLQPNVFYVGTESNMAAPTSDHSPHVCEALVRDEMNVFPSVLTEPIPGVIDVFTDGHSHATQTGGIVASYAVICNAVDLNLFSRGTWHTVEAKVIPPPASAQLAEIIAVIRACELHEGKKLNIYTDSAYAVRTVHVDLKHWLRTDFLTTAGKPVKHIDHMLRLKEALTKPECVAVIKCAGHQSGASKIVMGNNAADAAAKAVAVYKRTVKAKAQMVQSPVVARDTGLVEVIDMQKAAAPQEKQAWVGKGAKQDEQTGVWRSHNGRLVASSALLLLLCEEAHHRGHQSSGKILRLISQKWWHPFLKDVCKYFVNTCSICCHYNPKRTLKVGMGAFPVPSKPWQEVVIDFVDMGKDKRVKGCRYLLVCVDTFTRWVEATPTKTESAREVINWLINDLIPRYGVPLSIRSDNGTHFTSDSLKRVEEYFGIKQKFGSAYHPASQGIVERTNRTIKEQLAKVCADTGMTWLTALPLVMFSIRSSPTDRMGLSPHELLTGRTMPCPFTSSLQQGCEPSLELQQEELTHYVQQLQSAVKFLSHNTQEALTGEPKGETPEQIAPGEWIYRKVFHRTWKDPRWIGPFKVVSSTTYSLKVWLDEAETKVSRSWHKSHCRKGTPSTERNLREIRKHLRDIGENIEE; from the coding sequence ATGATGTCCTTTTTGGGCTTAGCAAACTACAGCAAGAACTATGTTCCTGACTTCACTGCAATTGTAGCTCCCATGCGCAAACTTCTCACAGAGGCAGGGCACGGTCATCTGAAAGCACCATTAGTGTGGACAAGTGAGGCAGAGCAGGCACTTGTTCTTCTAAAACAACACCTGAATGAGGCTGCGGAACTAGCATCCCCTGATCTAACAAAaatgtttgagctagatgtgaAGGAAGAAAATGGTTTTGTTTCATCAGTTTTGTGGCAACCTGGTACTATGGGCAGGAGAGTGTTGTGTTACTATAGTACGAAGCTGGAACCGGTGGAGATGGGACATCCAACATGCACCAGGGCTCTGTGTGCAATCGCTAAAGCGTTAAAAGGAACAGCCTACGTCACTCGTGGTCGAGATGTCAGGGTTCACACTAGTCACACTGTAGCAAGCTACATTTCGAGCAGCAGATTCACACTAGGAAGGAAGCGAACGGGCAAGCTCCAGGACATCCTGCTCCAACCCAATGTTTTCTACGTAGGGACCGAATCTAACATGGCAGCTCCCACATCGGACCACTCACCCCACGTTTGCGAAGCTCTGGTGAGAGATGAAATGAATgtcttcccttctgttttaacAGAACCCATTCCAGGTGTCATTGACGTTTTTACAGATGGTCACAGCCACGCTACCCAGACAGGGGGGATCGTGGCCTCCTATGCTGTTATCTGCAATGCTGTCGATCTCAACCTTTTTTCAAGGGGCACATGGCACACCGTGGAAGCTAAGGTCATCCCGCCTCCGGCGTCGGCCCAGCTAGCAGAAATAATCGCTGTGATCCGCGCTTGCGAACTGCATGaaggtaaaaaattaaacatctaCACTGATTCGGCCTATGCAGTTAGAACAGTGCATGTTGACCTAAAACACTGGTTAAGAACTgattttttaaccacagccgGAAAACCTGTCAAACACATTGATCACATGCTGCGCTTGAAAGAAGCCTTGACGAAACCTGAATGCGTGGCGGTTATTAAATGCGCGGGTCATCAATCGGGGGCCTCAAAAATAGTAATGGGGAATAACGCTGCTGATGCGGCCGCAAAAGCAGTAGCTGTTTATAAAAGAACTGTAAAAGcaaaagcacagatggttcaGTCCCCCGTTGTTGCACGGGACACGGGGCTGGTGGAAGTCATTGACATGCAAAAAGCCGCAGCACCCCAGGAAAAACAGGCATGGGTTGGAAAAGGGGCAAAACAGGATGAACAGACGGGTGTATGGAGGTCACATAATGGGAGACTTGTGGCCTCCTCTGCACTTCTGTTGCTTCTTTGTGAAGAAGCGCACCACAGGGGCCACCAGTCCAGTGGAAAAATACTAAGGCTAATTAGCCAAAAATGGTGGCACCCTTTCCTCAAGGatgtttgtaaatattttgtaaatacttGCTCCATTTGCTGCCATTATAACCCAAAGCGAACATTGAAAGTTGGAATGGGAGCATTTCCTGTTCCCAGCAAACCTTGGCAGGAGGTTGTTATTGATTTTGTGGACATGGGAAAAGACAAAAGGGTGAAAGGATGTAGATATTTGCTTGTTTGTGTTGATACTTTCACCAGGTGGGTTGAAGCCACGCCCACCAAAACAGAATCTGCACGAGAGGTCATTAATTGGCTAATTAATGACCTGATCCCACGTTATGGTGTTCCACTCAGTATCCGTTCAGATAACGGAACACACTTCACCTCAGACTCCTTAAAACGAGTAGAGGAGTATTTTGGGATCAAACAGAAGTTTGGCTCAGCCTACCATCCGGCCTCTCAAGGGATTGTCGAGAGGACAAATCGCACAATCAAAGAGCAACTGGCTAAAGTTTGTGCTGATACTGGAATGACATGGCTGACTGCGCTGCCATTGGTGATGTTCTCAATTAGATCATCACCCACTGATCGCATGGGGCTGTCTCCCCATGAACTTTTGACAGGAAGGACGATGCCCTGTCCTTTCACTTCCTCTCTCCAACAGGGCTGTGAACCCAGTTTGGAACTACAACAAGAGGAGCTAACGCATTATGTCCAACAATTGCAGTCTGCTGTGAAGTTTTTGTCTCACAACACACAGGAAGCCCTGACCGGAGAACCAAAGGGAGAGACTCCGGAGCAGATTGCCCCTGGGGAGTGGATATACAGAAAAGTGTTCCACAGAACGTGGAAAGACCCCAGGTGGATTGGACCCTTTAAGGTGGTAAGCTCAACCACTTACAGTTTGAAGGTTTGGCTCGACGAAGCTGAAACCAAGGTAAGCAGATCTTGGCACAAATCACACTGTAGAAAGGGCACACCTTCCACAGAGAGAAACCTCAGAGAGATCAGAAAGCACCTGAGGGATATTGGAGAAAATATTGAGGAGTAA